A window of the Butyricimonas virosa genome harbors these coding sequences:
- a CDS encoding helix-turn-helix domain-containing protein produces MKLNRIKAVLTEKGISQTWLAKQIDKSFSMVNAYACNRIQPNLETLQQIAEVLHVDLKDLITDKEDR; encoded by the coding sequence ATGAAATTGAATAGAATAAAGGCTGTTTTAACCGAAAAAGGGATATCGCAGACATGGCTTGCTAAACAGATTGATAAAAGTTTTAGTATGGTTAATGCTTATGCTTGCAATAGGATTCAGCCGAACCTTGAGACTCTTCAACAAATAGCAGAAGTTCTCCATGTCGACTTGAAGGACTTGATAACAGACAAAGAAGATAGATAA